CGAGCAACAGATGCGCAATGCCGGCGTGTTCCTGAACGCCATGTTCGATGCGGATCGCGAGTTCTGGTATCCGGTGCTGGTCGTCGTCGACGAGGCGCAGATGTTTGCGCCGTCGGTTGCCGGCGACGTCACCGAAGAGGTGCGCAAGATTTCGCTCGGCGCCATGACCAACCTCATGTGCCGCGGCCGTAAGCGCGGGCTTGCCGGTGTCATCGCGACGCAGCGCCTGGCGAAGCTCGCAAAGAACGTGGCGGCGGAGGCCTCGAACTTCCTGATGGGCCGCACCTTCCTCGACATCGACATGCTGCGCGCGGCTGATCTGCTTGGCATGGACCGGCGCACGGCGGAAATGTTCCGGGACCTGAAGCGCGGTTCGTTCGTCGCACTCGGTCCGGCCCTGTCGCGCCGCCCGCTCAAGGTAACGATCGGCACGGTGGAGACCTCGGCCCGGTCGACGAGCCCGAAGCTGATGCCGCTGCCGGAGGCGCCGCAGGACGTCGAGGACCTCATCTTCACGCCGGATCCGGACGAGTTGACCCGGCCGATCATGCGCCGCGCCGTTGCGCCGCCGCGCCCGACGACCGACATCTTGGCCGAGCTTTCGCGCCCACGGCCCGAGCCGGTCGCGCCGACCGAGGCAAGGCCGACGCAGCCGGAGATGACCGCTGACGAGAAAGAGACCTTGCTCGACAGCGTCTTTGCGGAAATCCTCGCCAATCCGGAAGCAGCCTTCCGGCCGGACGCGGAACTGTTTCAGGACTTCCTGGTGCGCTGCCGCATTCGCCGCATGCCGTCCGGTACGGCCCTGTCACTTGGCGCGTTCCGCCGCAAGATGGCGGTCGCGCGCTCAGGCGTCGATCCGGAGACTGCTGCGAGCGAGACCTGGGCCCAGGCCCTGCAGCTTGCCGATCGCGTCACCGAAGATCTGCAGGCCGTGTTCCTGATGATGGCGCAGGCGGCCGTCCGTGGCCTGCCGTGTCCCTCCGACGCGATGATCGCGCGTGCCTACGGCACCCATTCCGCAAGGCGGGCCCGCCGTCTGCTCGGCTACTTCGAGGAGCATGGGCTGATCGTCATCCATGCGGATTTCGCCGGAAAGCGCATCGTTGCCTTCCCGGACCTCGGCAGCGAGACCGCTCCAGGCGACGCCAACGGGCCGGATGTTACCGGCGCGGCCGCCGCTGCGGCGGAGTGAGTCCGGTTACAGATCAAGCCTTCGTTTCTCGCGGGAACTCAAGGCGAGAGATGCCGACCGTGTCGGCATGGCTCAGATAAATTCCTGTATGACGCGGTCGGACGCGTGGATGCAGGTCATCTCGAGCCGCGCCGTACCATTGTTGACGAAACGGTGGGGCGTGCCGGCCTCGACGACGATGATGTCACCGGTCTTACCGATCAGCGTCTCATCTCCAACCGTGAACTCTGCCTCGCCGGAATGAATGAGCCAGGTCTCGGGATAGGGATGCACATGCAGCGCCGGCCCTTGGCCTGGCTCAGCATCCATCAGGAAGAGCGAAATCGGCGTGCCATATTGCCCACCTTCAAACAGGATGGTCCGCTTGGGGCTCGGTTTTTGCTCTGAGCGCGGAATGACATGAAACATGCTGGCCTCCATCGGGTTGGCTTGTCGGTTGCGTTGGACTATCTTCACGAGAAGATATTATTCGAAACTATCTTCTCGTCAAGATAGTTTCGAAGACCTGGAGCAAGCGATGCAAAAAGAAAAGACTGAGAGCGATCACGTCGACCGGTTGCGGGCGCAATGGGACCGCGAGCTGCCGGACCTCGATACGGAGCCGATGACCATCCTCGGTCGCGCCTACCGGCTTTCCAATCTGGTGCGCCCCTCGATCGAAGAGACCTTCGCATCCTTCGGCATCGACCGCGGCGAGTTCGACGTGATCTCGACGCTTCGGCGATCCGGCCCGCCTTACCGGCTGACGCCGACGGATCTCTATACGCTGCTGATGATTTCGTCGGGCGGACTGACGCATCGGCTCGACCGGCTGCAGAAAGCGGGATTGATCCTGAGGGAACGCTCGGCGTCCGATGGCCGCAGCAGCGTCGTCGGACTGACGGAAAAGGGAATAGCGCTTGCGGAAAACGCCTTTCGTGCCGACATGGCGAGCGAAGCGCGCTACCTCGACGCGCTGAGCAAGGAAGACCGCGTAGCGCTCTCGGCGCTCCTCAGGAAGCTGCTGATTTCGTTGGAGCAAGCGCCGTCGGGTGATCAGGCGTGATCAACGGCTGTTTGTCACGATTTCGTTTGACAATAGGGGCCGGACCCACTAAAGCCGCCCCAACGCCGGGCAGAAATGTCCGGTGTTTCATTTGACATGTCCCGTGGCTTCTCCGTCAGCTTGATCGTGAGAAACCTGTCAGAACTCCGAAAATGGGTTCAGAGGAGGGCGTGTTTCCTTGATCCGGTTTGGAAACAGGCCGGTGTAACCGTTTGAAAGGAAATGCGATGAGCAAGCGCGAATCGTCCAAGTACAAAATTGACCGCCGTATGGGCGAAAACATCTGGGGCCGTCCGAAGTCCCCGGTAAACCGTCGCGAATACGGCCCGGGCCAGCACGGCCAGCGCCGCAAGTCCAAGCTTTCGGACTTCGGTGTACAGCTGCGCGCCAAGCAGAAGCTCAAGGGCTACTACGGCGACATCCGCGAGAAGCAGTTCCGCGCGATCTTCGCTGAAGCTGACCGCCGCAAGGGTGACACCCCGGAAAACCTGATCGGCCTGCTCGAATCGCGCCTCGACGCGATCGTCTACCGCGCCAAGTTCGTTCCGACGGTCTTTGCTGCCCGTCAGTTCGTCAACCACGGCCACGTCAAGGTCAACGGCGTCCGCGTCAACATCGGTTCCTACCGTTGCAAGCCGGGCGACGTCATCGAAGTCAAGGAAAAGTCGAAGCAGCTCGTAACCGTTCTCGAATCGGTTTCGCTCGCTGAACGCGACGTTCCGGACTACATCGAAGCCGATCACAACAAGATGGTCGCGACCTTCGTCCGCGTTCCGGTTCTCTCCGACGTGCCTTACGCCGTCGTCATGGAACCGCACCTGGTCGTCGAATTCTACTCGCGTTAATCCGAGGCTCACGCCTTGTGACGTTTCGAAAGCCGCCCGGAAACGGGCGGCTTTTTTGTCAGTGCCGATCAGCATCCGCGCAACCGCGGACCCTAGCGAACAAGCGCCTTATCGTCGCCTCGATCCGAAGGCGATGACCAAGAGGGAAGCCCGATGCCCGAAGAGCAGAAGCCGCAGGATCTGCAGGCGATCATCGACGACATTCATCGGGAGCTGAGCCCGCGGTTCGGCCAGGGCAAAGTCGCCGACTATATTCCGAAGCTCGCGCG
The nucleotide sequence above comes from Ensifer sp. PDNC004. Encoded proteins:
- the rpsD gene encoding 30S ribosomal protein S4, with the translated sequence MSKRESSKYKIDRRMGENIWGRPKSPVNRREYGPGQHGQRRKSKLSDFGVQLRAKQKLKGYYGDIREKQFRAIFAEADRRKGDTPENLIGLLESRLDAIVYRAKFVPTVFAARQFVNHGHVKVNGVRVNIGSYRCKPGDVIEVKEKSKQLVTVLESVSLAERDVPDYIEADHNKMVATFVRVPVLSDVPYAVVMEPHLVVEFYSR
- a CDS encoding MarR family winged helix-turn-helix transcriptional regulator, whose translation is MQKEKTESDHVDRLRAQWDRELPDLDTEPMTILGRAYRLSNLVRPSIEETFASFGIDRGEFDVISTLRRSGPPYRLTPTDLYTLLMISSGGLTHRLDRLQKAGLILRERSASDGRSSVVGLTEKGIALAENAFRADMASEARYLDALSKEDRVALSALLRKLLISLEQAPSGDQA
- a CDS encoding ATP-binding protein; its protein translation is MKVGIDMGATSEGTSASLDIEELLATRLLVQGNSGSGKSHLLRRLLEQSAPWVQQCIIDPEGDFVTLADKFGHVVVEGERTDAELIGIANRIRQHRVSCVLSLEGLDIEQQMRNAGVFLNAMFDADREFWYPVLVVVDEAQMFAPSVAGDVTEEVRKISLGAMTNLMCRGRKRGLAGVIATQRLAKLAKNVAAEASNFLMGRTFLDIDMLRAADLLGMDRRTAEMFRDLKRGSFVALGPALSRRPLKVTIGTVETSARSTSPKLMPLPEAPQDVEDLIFTPDPDELTRPIMRRAVAPPRPTTDILAELSRPRPEPVAPTEARPTQPEMTADEKETLLDSVFAEILANPEAAFRPDAELFQDFLVRCRIRRMPSGTALSLGAFRRKMAVARSGVDPETAASETWAQALQLADRVTEDLQAVFLMMAQAAVRGLPCPSDAMIARAYGTHSARRARRLLGYFEEHGLIVIHADFAGKRIVAFPDLGSETAPGDANGPDVTGAAAAAAE
- a CDS encoding cupin domain-containing protein — translated: MFHVIPRSEQKPSPKRTILFEGGQYGTPISLFLMDAEPGQGPALHVHPYPETWLIHSGEAEFTVGDETLIGKTGDIIVVEAGTPHRFVNNGTARLEMTCIHASDRVIQEFI